One region of Oikeobacillus pervagus genomic DNA includes:
- the nosZ gene encoding Sec-dependent nitrous-oxide reductase: MKRKGIISAVSGLAAGVLVAAVFFADFNKEEKASSAADNKSKAEKVYVPYGEYDDYYMLASGGHSGQLFVYGVPSMRKIRTVPVFTPDPATGYGYDENTKKMLGGYTWGDFHHPAVSETKGDYDGEFLFANDVGNNRVAAVDLSTFHTADIMSLPNMGGPHAGVFVTENTEYIALPTRFARPLGGKYAELDKYKEEYKGVVSMAKFDRDKKKFNLAYQIMLPPWSYDLSDAGKKMSGDWIVMTTYNTEFATTNLEINASQNDRDYIVLINWKKLEGEVAKGNYKEIEGVKMVDPRDYKGAIYAIPVSKSPHGVDVTPDGKRFIAAGKLAPLMTVFSFEKAFEAIEKEDYSDEKFGIPVLPYKKVMEREVDPPGALGPLHTQFDDKGNAYNTMFISSEVVKWKVDTGEVIDRKPSYFSPGHSSAAEGDTVDPDGKWLVALNKIAKDNFLSVGPSHPESMDLFDISGEEMEHIMAAPVDPEPHYAQIVHKDKIKPKKLYEKDEKRKNAVWSKEDAHIERKGNEVHVYGVALRSKFVFDAKSDRPDAVTVNQGDRVFFHMTNIDLDQDITHGFGINDYNLNFEVQPGQTNTLEFVADQAGTFPIYCTNFCSALHQEMSGYLLVKPKE, from the coding sequence ATGAAGAGGAAAGGAATTATATCGGCGGTATCGGGACTTGCTGCGGGAGTATTGGTGGCTGCTGTCTTTTTTGCCGATTTTAATAAAGAGGAAAAAGCATCGTCAGCAGCGGATAATAAAAGTAAAGCTGAAAAGGTGTATGTACCTTATGGGGAATACGATGATTATTATATGTTAGCATCTGGTGGGCATTCAGGACAGTTATTTGTTTATGGCGTTCCATCCATGCGAAAAATCCGTACTGTACCTGTCTTTACTCCAGATCCAGCAACAGGGTATGGATATGATGAAAATACGAAAAAAATGTTAGGTGGTTATACATGGGGTGATTTTCACCATCCAGCAGTTTCAGAAACAAAAGGAGACTATGACGGTGAATTTCTATTTGCAAATGATGTAGGGAATAACCGTGTGGCAGCCGTTGACTTAAGTACATTCCATACTGCAGATATTATGTCATTACCAAATATGGGTGGTCCCCATGCTGGAGTTTTTGTGACAGAAAATACGGAGTATATTGCATTACCTACAAGATTTGCCCGTCCGTTAGGTGGAAAATATGCTGAATTAGATAAGTATAAAGAGGAATATAAAGGTGTCGTATCTATGGCGAAATTTGACAGAGATAAAAAGAAATTCAATCTAGCTTATCAAATTATGCTTCCACCGTGGTCTTATGATTTATCTGATGCGGGTAAAAAGATGTCTGGCGATTGGATTGTGATGACAACTTATAACACAGAATTTGCTACAACGAACTTAGAAATCAATGCCTCTCAAAATGACCGTGACTATATTGTTTTGATTAACTGGAAGAAGCTTGAGGGGGAAGTGGCAAAAGGAAATTATAAAGAAATTGAAGGCGTGAAAATGGTGGATCCAAGAGATTATAAAGGGGCTATTTATGCAATCCCTGTTTCGAAATCTCCTCATGGTGTGGATGTTACGCCAGATGGTAAACGTTTCATTGCAGCCGGGAAACTTGCACCATTAATGACTGTATTTTCATTTGAAAAAGCTTTTGAAGCGATTGAAAAAGAAGATTATTCCGATGAAAAATTCGGTATCCCTGTTTTACCATATAAAAAAGTAATGGAACGCGAAGTTGATCCTCCAGGTGCTTTAGGGCCGTTGCATACGCAATTTGATGATAAAGGAAATGCCTATAACACCATGTTCATTTCATCAGAAGTGGTGAAATGGAAAGTGGATACAGGGGAAGTTATTGACCGTAAGCCTTCTTACTTTTCACCAGGGCATTCCTCAGCCGCTGAAGGAGATACAGTAGACCCAGATGGAAAATGGCTTGTGGCATTAAATAAAATTGCAAAAGATAATTTCCTTTCTGTTGGTCCATCCCATCCAGAATCGATGGATTTATTCGATATTTCAGGCGAAGAAATGGAACATATCATGGCAGCACCTGTAGATCCAGAACCACACTATGCCCAAATTGTTCATAAGGATAAAATAAAGCCGAAGAAACTATATGAAAAAGACGAGAAACGAAAAAATGCCGTCTGGAGTAAAGAAGATGCACATATTGAAAGAAAAGGCAATGAAGTACATGTTTATGGTGTTGCTTTAAGATCTAAATTTGTCTTTGATGCAAAATCAGACAGACCTGATGCTGTAACAGTAAATCAAGGAGACCGGGTATTTTTCCATATGACGAATATTGATCTTGACCAGGATATTACTCATGGTTTTGGTATTAATGATTACAACTTAAACTTTGAAGTACAGCCAGGACAAACAAATACATTGGAATTTGTAGCGGATCAAGCGGGAACCTTCCCGATCTATTGTACTAACTTCTGTTCAGCGCTACATCAAGAAATGAGCGGTTATTTATTAGTTAAGCCAAAAGAGTAA
- a CDS encoding c-type cytochrome has product MKNWIIIFIVSALVGFGAGYFIFQDKEEADGTNQTTTQEKESKQENVVKEESKDSNAPKTATTSDGGIFSEKGCISCHSVSALNIQGGATGPDLSKAYDNVEGKHGKPIKEFLKVPTSAVMSGVIEGNPLTDEEIEKIVEALKKAAEK; this is encoded by the coding sequence TTGAAAAATTGGATCATCATATTTATTGTATCTGCTCTTGTCGGTTTTGGCGCCGGGTATTTTATTTTTCAAGATAAGGAAGAAGCAGATGGAACGAACCAAACAACTACGCAAGAGAAAGAATCAAAACAAGAGAATGTTGTAAAAGAAGAGAGTAAGGATTCAAATGCTCCGAAAACGGCCACTACTTCAGATGGAGGGATATTTTCAGAAAAAGGTTGTATTTCCTGTCATTCCGTCTCAGCTTTAAATATTCAAGGTGGGGCAACTGGGCCAGATCTTTCAAAAGCATACGACAATGTAGAAGGGAAACATGGTAAACCAATAAAAGAATTTTTAAAAGTACCTACATCGGCTGTAATGTCTGGGGTGATTGAAGGAAATCCATTAACAGATGAAGAGATAGAAAAAATCGTAGAAGCATTAAAGAAAGCAGCTGAAAAGTAA